Proteins encoded by one window of Castor canadensis chromosome 2, mCasCan1.hap1v2, whole genome shotgun sequence:
- the LOC109678149 gene encoding olfactory receptor 4K14-like — MGGGNQSTVSEFVLLGLDHSQNIQALLFMIFLLFYLIIASGNIVIMILIITDSHLHSPMYFLLANLSFVDMWLSSVSTPKMITDFLKENKTISFGGCMSQIFFAHFIAAGEMVLLVVMAYDRYMAICKPLQYSSIMSLQWCIELVLTSWTIGFVHALSHIVVIVQLPFCGPREIDSFFCDIPLVIKLACMDSHNLDILMNADCGVVGVSCFILLLISYTYILLTVRQSSKTGAFKALSTCTAHISVVVLFFGPCIFIYVCPLSITWLDKFLAVFYSVFTPLLNPAIYTLRNKEMKNSMKRFIIYYVGSKGNN, encoded by the coding sequence ATGGGTGGAGGAAATCAATCAACAGTATCTGAATTTGTACTTCTGGGACTTGACCACTCACAGAACATTCAGGCATTACTCTTCATGATATTTCTGCTGTTTTATCTGATCATTGCATCTGGAAACATTGTCATCATGATCTTAATCATCACTGACTCTCATCTCCactcccccatgtacttcttGTTGGCCAACTTGTCCTTTGTTGACATGTGGCTTTCCTCAGTGAGCACTCCTAAGATGATCACAGACTTTCTCAAGGAGAACAAGACCATTTCCTTTGGAGGCTGCATGTCCCAGATCTTCTTTGCTCATTTCATTGCTGCAGGTGAGATGGTACTTCTGGTGGTAATGGCGTATGACCGTTACATGGCCATTTGCAAACCACTCCAGTATTCTAGCATTATGAGCCTTCAATGGTGCATAGAACTGGTGTTGACTTCCTGGACCATTGGCTTTGTGCATGCCTTGAGTCACATAGTGGTGATTGTACAGCTGCCCTTCTGTGGCCCCAGGGAGATAGACAGCTTCTTCTGTGACATACCACTGGTAATCAAGCTGGCCTGCATGGATTCCCATAACTTGGACATTTTAATGAATGCTGACTGTGGAGTTGTGGGTGTAAGCTGCTTTATTCTGTTGCTGATATCCTACACATATATTCTCCTCACTGTTAGACAAAGCTCTAAAACTGGTGCATTTAAGGCACTGTCCACCTGCACTGCCCACATATCAGTGGTGGTACTCTTCTTTGGGCCCTGTATTTTCATCTATGTGTGTCCACTCAGCATCACCTGGTTGGACAAATTTCTTGCTGTGTTTTACTCTGTTTTTACACCTCTCCTCAATCCAGCAATTTATACACTGAGAAACAAAGAGATGAAAAATTCTATGAAAAGATTCATAATCTATTATGTAGGTTCCAAGGGAAATAACTAG